Proteins from a single region of Pseudopedobacter saltans DSM 12145:
- a CDS encoding type 1 glutamine amidotransferase domain-containing protein — MAALSNKKIAILSENGFEQSELIEPKNALQEAGATVHVISPQKDTIKAWDKDHWGIEVKVDKLLTDTNPEDYDGLFIPGGVMNPDTMRKNEDCVNFAKAFMESGKPVAAICHGPQLLIETGELKGKNMTSYPSIKTDLINAGVNWEDSEVVVDKGLVTSRSPKDIPAFNTKMIEEFAEGKHNRHIL, encoded by the coding sequence ATGGCAGCATTAAGCAATAAAAAGATTGCAATTTTAAGCGAGAATGGCTTTGAGCAATCGGAATTAATAGAACCAAAAAATGCTTTACAGGAAGCTGGAGCGACTGTACATGTTATATCTCCACAAAAGGATACCATTAAAGCATGGGATAAAGACCATTGGGGCATTGAAGTGAAAGTAGATAAATTATTAACTGATACCAATCCCGAAGATTATGATGGTCTGTTTATTCCAGGCGGTGTAATGAATCCCGATACTATGCGGAAAAACGAAGATTGTGTAAACTTTGCAAAGGCATTTATGGAAAGCGGAAAACCTGTTGCGGCGATTTGCCATGGCCCGCAATTATTAATAGAAACCGGAGAACTGAAAGGTAAAAATATGACCTCTTATCCTTCTATAAAGACAGACTTAATTAATGCAGGCGTAAACTGGGAAGACAGCGAAGTAGTTGTAGACAAAGGACTAGTAACCAGTCGATCGCCAAAAGATATTCCTGCATTTAATACGAAGATGATTGAAGAATTTGCCGAAGGCAAACACAATAGGCACATACTTTAA